The genomic region GCCATTTCTGACCACAGTTTTAGTATGGCCCAATCAACTGAAAGGACTTGGGAGGAAAGTGCCCCATGGGGGTATATGATAAGCATTTTGAAATAGCAGAATGTATGTACCAAACAGTAACTATGAGTTTTGAATGATCAGATAGACCCTCTAAGAAATAACTTAAACTGGTGTAGTGCAACATTTCATAAAGTTTAAAGTGCTGTGTAAATGAAGACACTAACAAGTACCAAGAATCTACTAATCTTAATCtagtcccccccccacccccgctgtgcCATTAACAGACAatctaaataaaaacatagcTTTAAAGCAAACCTTCTACTCCCCCATTCCTTCTAACCAGACTGCTGGCTCTAAGCCTCTTCCATGTTTGGAAGCTTTGGACTTGCTCCTGGCTTAATGTAAAATTAAGgagaaaatatacattaaaatatataaaatatatatatatttgaaaatcaacATATGGCAATGATGAAGTCCTCATGATAAAAGACAAATTTACTTAAAAACAGGGGAATGTATTGAAAATCAccgtttttgctttaaaaaaatacagtttatgCTATAGAACAATCATGCTCAAAAGGGAGACCTTTTTCCTCCTACTTTCCTCCTCTACAGGGTTTGGGATAGGAAATAATAGTCCTTTTTACAAGTTTCTGGTCACCTCTGAACTCATTCCTAGGCTATTTAAGTAACTGGGAGTCAGggatatttttatatacacactcacaaataataaataaaattccaagaACTGATATCCTAGGGCCCACCTGTCCAAGACAGGCACTCCCTAATTCAGAGATGATTTATGTCTCCCAAGTTGAATTCTAAGTTGTTTAGTggatttaaaatgctttttttcataGATATTTATTCTGCATCCTAGTGCTAACCCCGAAAAGCTGACTTAGCTTCTAACATAATCTAAAAGTTCTAtcagtaaaacaaagcaaaccTGTGGAAACCCTGGTGGTTTCTGCGTCATAGCATTTTACATACTACATCTCATTCCCCCCAAATGTAACTTACTGATTCAGATCAGCTTCTGCCCTGCCAGGGGATGCAGTAGCAGTGTGAGGACAGTGGGGACTAGGGAGAAGAGAATATAGTTAAGAATGGGAGTTAatttgggggcaggggagggacacATCTGGGCTTTCAGAACCCTGTGTCTTTTCCCTCCCCTGAGGATGAGCGTATGAAGATAATCAAACAGTGATGATGGTGGGAAGTAGGGTAAATTTACTTCTTCAGCTTCTACAGGTCAGACCAGCTAACGGCAGATGGGAGTCACTGACAACTACTTACTTCCTGCAGGGTCAGCCTGTTCTTCTGAAGATTAGGAAGTGGAGCTGCCTGAACTTTGAGCTCCATTTCTCAGGAATAGGCTAGCCTATGCTTAGACACATCCCAGGCTCTGTACATCTTAGGAGGTTAAAACTGACAGCATCACAGAACTAACCCTGAGGTTGCCCCAGACCAACAGCATCCACTCCAGGACTAGGCTCCTGTCCTTCACTTCTTTAGACAGGCTCTGGCCTGCTGGGTAGTGGCAAGTGTTGGACATACCTACTTCTTCCATCCCTGAGACAGACCAGCCATTCCTGTGTGGCTTTGTTCTAATAAAGTACACAATTATAAACCGAAGAACACCTGTATCTATTTCTGACAGTGACATTAAGAAGATATGGTGATGGataatgacttgactttgggtgatgggcacacaatgcaatcaacagcttaatgctatagaaatgctcacctgaaacctatgcactcttatcaatgtcaccccattaaatgtaatttctaaataaattttttaaaagtttaaaagaagaaagagaaagaggagaagaaggagaaggagaagaaaagaagaaggagaagaaggagaagaagaaggaggaagaaaaggagaagaagaaggaagagaaagagaaattttataaGAGAGTACAAATGCCTCCTCTAGAGGGATCTCAAAAGCTTAGCAAGGGGTTCTTCCAAGCAACCAGTTTTTCTTCTAATTATCATTACAGATGTATTATGAATTTTCATGGCCACAAGGGTTATGCTACCAATATGTAAATTGGAAAACCTGTAAACTAGGTGTTTGTTGAACTTTTAGGACCAATGATGAATGCTTTGAAGTTCTGCAATAGAGACACCCTTCTCACCTGGGCCCATTCTCAGTGGCGGCTGGAATGCTATGGGTTGGGTACCACATTTTGCATTGGGAGAAACATCAGGCACAGTATGGAGAACTAGCACCCATGTGTGAGAAGAGGATACCAGGAGGCAAACTGCAGCACAGGGAAGTCAGATTGTAATTGCCAACCACCAAGTGGTGGAAGAGGCTGTTCAGGTGCTAAACCTGGAGAGTAGTGGCGGGACAGGGACACTATAAGGGGCCTTTGTTTCTGGGATGGGAAGCTTGGCTGGCTTAGTGAGTGTCAGCAGGCTCCCTGTCAGTGGAGGTTGTATTACTGTGTGAGAAACACAAGCCTAGAGAGGTCCATGTGCCAGGGGAGTAAGGAAGTGAGTAGAGGTGAGAAACGACAGAGGAAGTTGTCAGATCTTTACAAATTAAGACACAGTTTTACAAATTGCAAGAGTTTGtgggagtgagaggagagagtgtGAGAAGGCTGCGCAGTGCTGGGCTGTGGGAACGAAGTGAGTGACTTACTGTGAAAGGCAAGGAGCAGACAGCGAAGGTGATGGTCATAATAGCAAGGAGAATGAGGTGGTCCGTCTCCTCTACCATGgacaccctttcccctctccttcggGTGGCAGGGCCGCCGCGGCCGCTGCCCACGGAGGGTCCGCAGCGGCTTCTCCTGCCCCGGCGGTGCAGGCGGATGAGGTTGAGGATGACACTGAAGTTGCAGGCGAGCACCGCGACGATGAGGAGCAGCAGCAGGGTGGCGTACAGCTGCAGGTAGGCGGTGCGGCCGTGCCGGATGAAGCACCACGTCCCGGGGCAGTACTGGACGTACTGCCCGTAGCTGTACAGCGGCAGGGAGCAAAAGAGCGAGGAGACCGTGTAGATGGCGGGCAGCACGGCCAGGCCGCAGCGGCGCTTGACGTGGCGCTGGTAGAAATAGGGGTGCCCGATGGCCAGGTAGCGCTCCAGGGCCATGGCGAAGAGCATGAGCATCGTGGCCAGGCTGAAGAAGGTCATGGCGAAGGCGAAGTAGGTGCACGCGCGTTTCTTGGGCGCCAGCTCCACCAGGGTCTGGTTCCGCGCGTACGAAGCCAGCACCACGGGGCTGATGAGGCAGGTCCCGAGCAGGTCGGTGAACACCAGCTCGGTCACCAGCACGTGGAACAAGGAGATGGAGTCCTGGCGGCGGGCGCTGCGCCCCGCGGTCCCGCGCCAGCGGCGCACCAGCAGCGCCAGCGCGGTGAGGTTCCCCAGGACCCCGGCCGAGAACATCACGGAGCTGATGGCCGGGCTTTCGCCCGAAGGGAGCCACCGTCGAGCTTCGCAGTCCTCAGGCAAGGAGTCGCTGTTCATGGTGACTCCTTGAGGCCAGGAGGTATTGTTCATGGTGGGGTGCCGGGGGCTGCTCGGCCCTCCTCTCTCGGCTCGTGCCGGGGAGGAGCGGGAGTGCTCTGGGACTCGGAGGGAAATGGGAGGAATGGAAGACCAGCCGTCCCTTCCGACCCCCAGCGCGCACCGAGGCTGGGCTCGGCCCGGGTCTCCTGCGGCTGCTGCCGGAGAGGCAGCTGGGCTGCAGCATCCGGGCAGCGCTCGAGGCTCTGCGGACCCGAGGGGgcggctgcctcctcctcctcgccGCCCGGGGGCGTGTTGGGCGCGGTGTCACGGGCTTCGTGGAGCAGAACGAATGGCCCAGAGGCACTGCGAGTCCCACGGAGCGCGGGTCGGGAGTGGGCGGGGAGAGGGGTCCCAGCGACGGCCCGCAGTGGAGCCGGGCAGAGGAGCGTGGGCTGCGGCGTCCAGGAGCTGCTCGCGGCGGGCGGAGCGCGGATCCTGGCTCCGCTCCCTCGGGGTCGGTGCTCCAGCGGAGCCGCACCGTCTGACCTCCTCCTCTGGGAAGCGGTTAGCCTGGGAAGAGGGCTGGAAGGCGGCCACCGGGAGAGCAGAGCGGCTCACCGCAGTAGAGAAGTTAGGAAGACCCAGTCTCCTGAGATGTTAAAAAGAAGGGAACAGCAGACACCAAAGACGGCTTACAGTAAGACtaacgtttttttgtttttgtttttctgttttctaaattcTCAGGAAGATCCACTAAGAGGGCGGGACCAGAATTGGAAGGAAGTGAAAGCGAGCCCGTCCTTCCAAGGAACCAAACCATGCATGCCACTCAGCTGCCTGAAGGTCTGCTGCTTTTATTCAGTAGCCAGATTTCACCTTATCCTATATCAACACAATAACAGATAACCACTTGTGTAACCAacgagttttttttgttgttgtttttaagaaagaaagaaagaaaacaaaacaaaatcctgacctgtggtggtgcagtggataaagtgtcaacctggaacacaggtcgctggttcaaaaccctgggcttacctggtcaaggcacatgtgggaagcaactactacaaattgatgcttccctctcgcccccctccccccagaaaaaagaaagaaaaacacaaaacaatgttCCTAGTACTTTTGTAGAATTGTGTTTGTGGACGCAACTTGAAACTACTGCACATTGttctctgctcaaactctgcatTGAAAGAAAAGGTCATTCAGCTATTGAtgcttttttaaacatttatttattgattgatttttagagagagagggagggggaaagcaagagagacagagaaacatcgattttttgtttttccacttatttatgcattcattggttgatttttgtatgtgccctaccTAACATGCAACCTACATAACATGCAACCTACCTAACATGCAACCTAGAAGTAgttgggtgatgctctaaccaactgatctacctggGCAGGgccaaacattcttttttttttttttttttccacagttaACCATGGCCCATCAGGCAAGATTCATTCCTGGTAAAGTTTATTGGTTAAGTGGCCAGTTTAAGAGATTGGAGCTGACAAAAATGGCTTCTTATCATCTGTTGTCATAATTGCAGAGTGATGAAAAGGGGCTgatgtttaaaacaaacaaacaaacaaacaaacaagattcAGTTTGACAGACAACATGGGTAATTACATTCTATAAGGAAGGTCAtactgggggaagggaggaggacagggaggtggGAGGATCCTTAGGGAACTGGCAAAGGGAGCAATAATTCATCACGTTGATACAAAGGAAAGTGCCCACTGAAAAGCGCACAATACTAGAGCCTACTTGCTCTTCATGAAGATTTTAGCTCACATTGATAATTCTGGCCTGGGGGTTAGAATGGGGATGGGGTTCCCAACAGGGCAAGCTAAGGGAgttctattttctcatttaagaAGTTCAACAGTGGCAGGTTGGTGGGGCTCCCTGGACTCTTTTCTTCAAGTCTGTCATTTCTAGTGTGCTGGCTTTCTGTCTATGGGCTCTTCCCCGCATGAGCACTAGTTGCTGCCTGTATCAGTCAGGATTCAACCAGAGAAACAGAGCCATTATGAGCGATAAAGAATGAGAAATTGATTATTAGGCACTAGACATATGTTGTTCAGTATGGTAAccattagccacatgtggctatttaaatttaaataaaattaaataagagtaAAAACTTCATTCCTCAGTTTTAGAGGCACAtgtcaagtgctcaatagccacatgtgccTAGTGGTTATCATGTTGGGAAACTCATACATAAAACACTTTCATCATCATAGAAGTTCTGTTGGCCAGTGCTAACATGATTGTGGGAGCTGGTTGAGGGAGTCTATGCAAGGCTGTTTGCTGCCTTTGGTTCTAGTGTTGAGCCTGAAGTCACCATAGGTCAGCCAGAAGGCAGTTAGGTAGAAAGCTGGACTTGGATGAGAATAGGATCAGACTTGGAACCTGCAGGGACTAACTGGAACTCATGAACAACTGGAATACTAAAGACAGACTGGATTTGCATGTCTTACTACTGCTGACCTTGATAATGCAGGAGAAGCTGGCACCCTCATGGAGCACATGCACTTGGAGAAGGAGATCTGGCAGGAGCTGGAGTCTGGTTGCTGCCTCATGGCAGCCAGGTGAGCCAGCAGATCAGTGACAATGTGCTAGAGTTCCCACCATGCCTGGAGCCCTGCATTGTCCTTCAGAGCATGAAAACCATGGCTGATGCCCTGCTGCTGCCTTCCAGATTCTGCAACATGTCTTTGATGGCCAGCAGTAACCTGAAACCAAGCAGGATTCTGGAAAACAGATCCTACTTAGCTGAGCTGACACTGTACCAAGTCATTGCAATGGCCGGGCAGGTCCAAGCATCAGGTCTGACTGAAGggcagagggtgagggagagacaACACCTGTGAGCTTGCTCTTTCTTCTGCCTGTTTCATCAGAAAGCAAAAGCTTTTCCAGAAGCACCCAAATAGACTTCCCTTTTAATCCCATTAGTCAGAATTAGGTATAACGGCCACCCTTAGTTCTAAAAAGAGGTTGAGAAAGGGGGTATTGAGCATTTCCAGCCTCTCCTTGAGTAGAGGCAGGCAAGAAAAAAGGGCCTAGGAATGGTGTTGTGTTTGTCAACTGACAGTGTCTGCTGCAGATCTGCATAGTGCATTAACCACTATCCCCACCTTATAGTAGCTGGAAAGGAAGCCCAAGAATATCCATTTCATCCAcatttgaagaaactgaggcatagaaaggTTGAGTGGCTTACTCAAGGACACACAAAGTTAGTGCAATAAAGCTAGGAGTATGGAAGCCAGACTGCCTAATTTACATCCCAGGTCCCTGGATATTGCATACACTGTCTTTTTAAAGCCAGAAAGCACATGGCAAGATACCCATCCTCAACAATGCAATAGAACTCATTGGCAAATCACTCAACACTATTTAGATATTACTTTTGATTGACACTTGGTAAAGTTTGAAAAGATTGCACATACCTAGTATGATCAAAGGTGGATTTGGTTTTcagaatgacagctgtcagaagagagCATGGtgagaggctgggtgaaaaaaagtgaagggattaagaaaaaattatatatatatgatatatacacaaagacaaaaacatgggaatagccagagggaaagaggaaagagggcaaagggagggATAAATGGAAACAGAAAGAATCTTTGCTTTGGGCGATGAGCAAATAAATGATGCAGTGCGTGGATAATGTTttgttgaattgtacacttgtaACCTGTATGGTtgtgttaaccaatgtcaccccaaaaaactaattgaaaaaaaaggtGGAAGTGGTTTCACTGTTTGTGGGAGTATGAGTGGGTACAGCCTTCCTGGTAGGgataattcatttattattaaacattttgaaTATGCTACAGCCCAGAAATATGTATTGTCCCATGGAGACAAATGCACAAAGAtgttacacatacacatatgcatgcatacacacacacacacacacacacacacacacacacacacacacacagaaagcagaGGAAAGTTCCTTATTGCAAGAATCTAGAACTACATGCCCTTCCATAGAGGACTGGCTTAATATATTTGGTACACTTATGTAAGGAGATACACAGTCATTAAAAAGGatgatgtagcctgaccaggcagtggtgcagtggatagagcatcgaactgggatgcggaaggaaccaggttcgagccccaaggtcgccagcttgagcacaggctcaactggtttgagcaaaagctcaccagcttgaacccaaggtcgctggctcgagcaaggggttactccctctgctgaaggtccgtggtcaaggcacatatgagaaagcaatcaatgaacaactaaggtgtcacaacgaaaaactgatgattgatgcttcttatctctctccgttcctgtctgtctgtccctatctatccctctctctgactctctctctgtccctgtgtaaaaaaaaaaaaaaaggatgatgtatatctatatttattgATAATGATATTTAGTACATATTGAATTAAAAGTATGTATACTATTCCAGTCATATAAAATTATAAGCATAAGTATCTGCATAGAGAAGCATCTTAAAGGATGTTTAGCTAAATATTAATTGTAATTTCTCTTGGTAGTACTTTCTTCTTTATGCCTGTCTcttttggtgatttttttcactaagtatgtattaattttatattatgaaaCAAAAGAAGGCTCCTTAttgtttagaaaaaaactaaCCATTTCCACTTGGCTAAAGCAGGAAGTTAGATGCTAATATTTTAAGCTCTCTTCTAGTTCTGTGCTTCAGTGAGTGGGGAGATCTTGCCAGTTGTTTGAGACTGATCAGGAATAATGGAGATGCTAATTAACATTCTTCACAAGGGTTTTGCAACTGTCCTACTTATTTGAAGCCTGGAAATCGTCACACATTATTTACCATTTCCAAAGAGATGATGTCCTACCCCAACTCAAGTGACTGCTTTGACATTAGATTCTTGTCAGCCCTTAGTGTCATTGCTtgattcaattctgacactaccaTCACCAGGCAGTCTCACTCATAAAGGTGGTAACAAATCAATCAAAGAAAGggtaaaagaaaacccaaaaaagcAGTTGACAGAAATCAGCTTTGAgataggttaaaaaaattaagggaaattGTGAGTGGGTAGGCAAAGAATCTTAATAGAGAAATGGaaactatttgttttttaatttttttaaaaaaaatttaaattacttttatctgttcattttagagaagagacacagagagagagagagagacagagagagagagagacagagagagagagagaaggagaggaggagcaggaagcgtcaactcccatatgtgccttgaccaggcaagcccatggttttgaaccagtgacctcagtgttccaggtcgacgcttgatccactgcaccaccacagggcaggcaagaAATGGAAACTATTTGTAAGAACCAAATGGGAATTCTAGGACTAAAACTTATAGCAGCTTGGAGTTGGCAGAAGGAAGAGTGAACTTGAAGGCTAATCACATCTGCTTGCTTTTCTTTTGATATTATCAGTACTTTTTCACTCATGAGAAATAGTCTCACCATTTACATACTGCCTGCCTGAAGCTTAGAGAACCCTGGTTTCCTACTGCCTGTCCTGTGTTTACTCAAGAAGTGGAACACTGGTATTCTGTGCTCTCAGATCCCTCAAACCTCTCTGAGATTTGGCGGGTACAGAGCCACGTTATCTAAGAAATCCCTTAACATCTAAGCTCTGTTGTTCTCTTAACTTCACCTTCCTTCCTTTGCATCCCGTGGAACTTGTTGGAGTGCAACTTTGCTCTTCCTCATCTCCAGTCTAGTATCCTCTGGGCCTAGTCTTTCAAGTCATAAGCCAAGAATTGATGCCTATGTTCTGTTACATTGTCCTTTCTCTGAGCCAGTAAGCATAGAGCACTGCACCTGCTGCTAACACCTGGGAAAGGTCTGGAGTATCAGGAAGTACTGAGCAAAAAATACATAGGTTAGTATGTCAAGTTAGTATCGGCTACCTTTCCATTCATGTAGGCATGTTTATGTGTATTCAAGGGTTAGTGGGATTTATGAAAGCCTCACAGGATTGTTTGAGAAGCAACCCGATAAAGTCTTTGCAAAACCCCGAGtcaataaaaagtgtttttacaAATGGATGTAAGAGTACAACAGTTCTCTTGTCTTCAGACAGGAAATATCAGAAAGGGAAATCTACACTATTGCTGGTTAGGACCACGAGTTAGATCAAATGAGTCACTCCTATAATGTTAAAAAGGTAAATGAGTTGGGATTCGAGTTCTTTATAAGACTTATAGAACACAAAGAACCCAATATAATCATGAAAATTCTCTTCTCTTAGAAAGGTTTGCTTCTAGGGACGAACAAACTGCAAGGCAGTAAAGCACATACAACACAAAAATAAGCTATGGTTATTCAATTTGCTTGTATAGAATGACAACAAATCagaaattttggaagaaaaaaagaagaaaagtcaccCATGAATGTATCCATTGAAAATGGACATGCCTAACATTTTgatgttttcttcaatttttcttttatacactTTTGTTTCCATAGTTGTGATAATattattgataatttttatactgctttttaaaaacttaaaattgtaacaaataacttacattgcAATGTGTGTATGCTTTGCAACCCAGAAATTGTATTGTTAGACATCTataatctattaatttatttactcagTAACAATTTACTAAAGGCATATATTACTGAGGCAGCACAGTATAGTTTTAAGAGCATAGGTTCTGGAATCAGATTGCtttgaattcaaattttagttctgtccttgggcaagttacctcaTTTCTATGttattcagtttcctcatctgtagttTGACAATGATAACAGTTCTTACCCCAAAGGTTGCGTTTGAACTAAGGGCCTCTCTCATAGGAATCACTCTGCAGATGTCAGTTATTTTACTGTAGAACCAGGTCCTGAGTTATGCTAATATAATCCCTGCAATAATGAAGCTCACAATGAGatggtaataataaaaaagaatacaatttatTAAGGGCTTTTTACAATGGGgaagaaaatttttgttgtacccacaaaaacacttgttcttacctaattcgagtgtgctgatctcaaatctgacattagtttttctctgtaagctacagttttttttgcaattcaagattttaggttttcatcttattgtaaaattttcaacatttagtttaacataatgaaatagaacatCTTCTTGGGCAtcttctttgtgaaaatataataattttcataatgcagtaaatacactaatacactataAGATATGATTGCaacagaatttgtctacaatttcgaaatagaacatatttaaaacacttattttaatcataaaattttcacaaaacttatttaaattctattcaggcaaaaatatgcatttgtagctcttgtgtttgtgtacttgttgaggacaatctcgtttgatgctccagcaatagtctgctcatcactaacagctccaagattttcgggaaacttatcaaggtgactgttcaggaagtgaatcttaacgctcatgttacatccaatgtcgtggaaagccaacagcatcctttgaaccagaagttca from Saccopteryx leptura isolate mSacLep1 chromosome 6, mSacLep1_pri_phased_curated, whole genome shotgun sequence harbors:
- the PTGER2 gene encoding prostaglandin E2 receptor EP2 subtype — protein: MNNTSWPQGVTMNSDSLPEDCEARRWLPSGESPAISSVMFSAGVLGNLTALALLVRRWRGTAGRSARRQDSISLFHVLVTELVFTDLLGTCLISPVVLASYARNQTLVELAPKKRACTYFAFAMTFFSLATMLMLFAMALERYLAIGHPYFYQRHVKRRCGLAVLPAIYTVSSLFCSLPLYSYGQYVQYCPGTWCFIRHGRTAYLQLYATLLLLLIVAVLACNFSVILNLIRLHRRGRRSRCGPSVGSGRGGPATRRRGERVSMVEETDHLILLAIMTITFAVCSLPFTIFAYMNEMSSRKEKLDLQALRFLSINSIIDPWVFVILRPPVLRLMRSVLCCRGSLRTQDTAETS